Within the Maribacter sp. BPC-D8 genome, the region CATAAAACGATTTGGCGCCGACCAAGCGAAGCAAGATATTTTAGATAATATCTTAGAAATGAAAAAAGAAGTTGAACCGGAAACCGAAATCTTACTTCTATTAACTCCGCCACAAATAAAACCGACCAACAAATTCGGATTCTTTGATGAAGAAATCCAGTTTATAAACGAATTGATAACCTCTAAAAATGTTGTTCTGTATCACTTCGGTAATCCGTATGCGTTGAAGTTTTTCAGTACCGAAAAAACAACTGCTACCGTAATAGCTTATCAGAATTTTAAAGAGTTTCAAGATGTAGCAACCGAACATTTTCTAGGTAGTATTGAAGCAAAAGGAAAATTGCCATTTAATATTGAAAAAAGCATATGAATCATAATGGGTGGTTAAGAGTTTTAGCAATCATAATAACCTATTTTCTAATAGTAGGTTTATTTCAAGTTGCGGGTGCTTTACTAGCAGACGTACCGCTGGCCGATATAGACTACCAAGAAACTACCATACAATATGTAATTATGACGGCCCTTTCTTTCTTAGGCACATTTCTACTCATTTGGCTATTTATGAAATTTGTAGACGACGAAAAGTTTATAGAAGTAGGACTTCAAATAAAAAACAGAAAAAAGGATATTGCGATAGGCACATTACTCGGGTTAATAATCATGACTATTGCCTATTTTGGTCTAGCAGCTTCAAAAGAGATTGTATTCTCGAAATTCAATTTTAATTTCCACGAATTGTTTTTAACCACTGTGTTATTCATACTAGTAGCAATTTTAGAAGAAGTGCTGTTTAGAGGGTATATTCAAAAAAACCTAATGCTCTCTTTTAACAAATATGTTGCATTAATAGTTGCTTCTGCACTTTTCGCCTTAATGCATGGCGCCAACCCTAATATAAGCTTGTTTAGTTTACTAGGGCTTTTCTTAGCCGGTATGGCTTTGGGTGCTTCTTATATGTATACAAAAAACTTATGGTACCCAATAGCATTCCATTTTAGCTGGAATCTCTTTCAGTCATTACTAGGCTTCAATGTTAGTGGGCAAGATATTTATAGTATTATTGAATTTACGGTTCCAGAAAACAATAAAATCAATGGAGGTCAATTCGGCTTTGAAGGCTCTATTTTTTCTTTATTCACCGAGTTAATTTTAGTGTTTTTAATCATCTATTATTATCAAATAAAAAAGAAACCCCAATTAATCGCAAATGAAAATATATAAAATTATCGGTCTCATGTCGGGCACATCATTAGATGGTCTTGATTTAGCCTATTGCCACATTTGGGAGAAAAATGGGGTTTGGGAATTTGATATTAAAGAAACTAAAAGTGTCAAGTATTCATCAGAGATGTTGAATACCCTTAAAGATGCTATTAGTTTATCCGCAGAAAAACTTATTGAATTACATAACACTTACGGTACTTACCTTGGTGAGCAAACCTCAATATTTATTAACGAGAACAAGTTAGAAGTAGATTACATCGCTAGTCACGGTCATACCACCCATCATCGACCAGAAATGGGACTTACATTTCAAGTGGGTTCTGGGCAACATTTGGCAAATGTTACAGGCATTAAAGTAATTGCAGATTTCAGAACAAACGATCTGGCACTTGGCGGACAAGGAGCTCCGCTAGTACCTATAGGTGACCGCATGTTTTTTAATGAATATGATTATTGTTTAAATCTTGGTGGTATTAGCAATGTGTCTTTTGAAGTAAAGGATAAGAGAATAGCATATGATATCGGTTTGGCAAATATGATTCTAAACTATATCACCAGAAAAGTTGATTTAGAATATGATGAAGATGGCAAACTAGCACGTTCGGGTAAGATTAACACCAACATGTTAGCGCAATTAAACAATCTAAAATACTACCTATTACCGCATCCGAAATCGATTGGCTATGAATGGTTTTTAGAAGAAGTGGTTCCTATAGTTGAAGATACCGATGATACCATCGAAAATTTACTTCACACAGGTATTCACCATATCTGCGATAAGGTAGCGCAACAAATCAATCTAAATTTCAAACATAACAAGCAGCAATTACTGGTTACAGGTGGTGGCGCATTGAATTCATTTTTAATAGAAACTTTGCAGCAAAAATTGGGCGACACAACAAAAGTAGTTGTACCAGAAAAAATAATCATAGAATTTAAAGAAGCTTTAGTATTTGCTTTAATGGGCGTATTAAGGGTAGCGCAATTAACAAATGTACTCTCATCTGTTACTGGAGCAAAAAAAGATTCCTCAAGCGGAGTATTGTTCATACCCAATTAAACTTTTTTACCTAATTTACTCGATAATCGAGATTTAGATACCCCTAGCGATTTATCGCTGAAGCATATTAATTTTTACTTGAAGTTTGCCTTGACGAATTCTAAGGATATTCACTTCATAAAAACCGAAATAGACATGTCAGAAAAACAAAAGAAAGCAACCGCTTACTGGAAAGAAAATGTTAGATACCTATTCATTTTATTAGCTATTTGGTTCGTTGTATCCTTTGGAGCAGGCATTCTATTTAAAGAAGCTTTAGACACTATTAAAATCGGAGGTTTTAAATTAGGCTTTTGGTTTGCACAACAGGGATCAATTTATGTATTTGTAGTTCTGATTTTTGTTTATGTAAGACTCATGAACAAGTTGGATAAAAAATACGGCTACAACGAATAACAGCACAACCATCAACCACCAAAAAACCACATTATGAGTGTTC harbors:
- a CDS encoding anhydro-N-acetylmuramic acid kinase: MKIYKIIGLMSGTSLDGLDLAYCHIWEKNGVWEFDIKETKSVKYSSEMLNTLKDAISLSAEKLIELHNTYGTYLGEQTSIFINENKLEVDYIASHGHTTHHRPEMGLTFQVGSGQHLANVTGIKVIADFRTNDLALGGQGAPLVPIGDRMFFNEYDYCLNLGGISNVSFEVKDKRIAYDIGLANMILNYITRKVDLEYDEDGKLARSGKINTNMLAQLNNLKYYLLPHPKSIGYEWFLEEVVPIVEDTDDTIENLLHTGIHHICDKVAQQINLNFKHNKQQLLVTGGGALNSFLIETLQQKLGDTTKVVVPEKIIIEFKEALVFALMGVLRVAQLTNVLSSVTGAKKDSSSGVLFIPN
- a CDS encoding DUF4212 domain-containing protein; protein product: MSEKQKKATAYWKENVRYLFILLAIWFVVSFGAGILFKEALDTIKIGGFKLGFWFAQQGSIYVFVVLIFVYVRLMNKLDKKYGYNE
- a CDS encoding CPBP family intramembrane glutamic endopeptidase, producing MNHNGWLRVLAIIITYFLIVGLFQVAGALLADVPLADIDYQETTIQYVIMTALSFLGTFLLIWLFMKFVDDEKFIEVGLQIKNRKKDIAIGTLLGLIIMTIAYFGLAASKEIVFSKFNFNFHELFLTTVLFILVAILEEVLFRGYIQKNLMLSFNKYVALIVASALFALMHGANPNISLFSLLGLFLAGMALGASYMYTKNLWYPIAFHFSWNLFQSLLGFNVSGQDIYSIIEFTVPENNKINGGQFGFEGSIFSLFTELILVFLIIYYYQIKKKPQLIANENI